In the Cellulomonas sp. C5510 genome, GCGGCTCCCGTGACCGGACGAGCGGCGCCCGCAGCCGTCGACCTGACCGGCCTGGTGGCCGCCGTCCGGCGACGGCTCGCCGAGACCGGCGACCCGGTGGATCCCGCCGCGGTGGACTCCGCGCTGCGGGACTGCGGGCGCGTCCTCGGCAGCGCCGCGCTCGCGGAGCTGGGACCCGTGGTGCGCGCCGAGATCCTCGGGGCCGGCGCCCTGCAGCCGCTGCTCGACGACCCCGACGTGACCGACGTGCTCGTCAACGGACCGGAGCAGGTCTGGGTCGAGCGCCGGGGGCGTCTGGTGCGCGTCCCGGTCTCGCTGGGCGACCCCGGCCGGGTGCGGGAGCTCGCCGTGCGACTCGCCGCGGCGGGCGGGCAGCGCCTCGACGACGCGCGCCCCGCCGTCGACGCGCGGCTGGCCGACGGGACACGGCTCCACGCGGTGCTGCCCCCGGTCGCGGACGGCTGCACGCTGCTGTCCCTGCGCACCGTGCGGCACCGGGCGTTCAGCCTCCCGGAGCTGGTCGCGTCCGGGACGGTGGCCGCACCGGTGGGCGAGCTGCTGCACCGCCTGGTGCGGGTGCGCGCCAACCTGCTCGTGTCGGGCGCGACGGGAACCGGCAAGACGACGCTGCTGTCGACCCTGCTCTCGCTGGCGGACCACGGCGAGCGGATCGTGTGCGTCGAGGAGGCCGGCGAGCTCGCACCGCGCCACCCGCACGTGGTCCGT is a window encoding:
- a CDS encoding TadA family conjugal transfer-associated ATPase: MTGRAAPAAVDLTGLVAAVRRRLAETGDPVDPAAVDSALRDCGRVLGSAALAELGPVVRAEILGAGALQPLLDDPDVTDVLVNGPEQVWVERRGRLVRVPVSLGDPGRVRELAVRLAAAGGQRLDDARPAVDARLADGTRLHAVLPPVADGCTLLSLRTVRHRAFSLPELVASGTVAAPVGELLHRLVRVRANLLVSGATGTGKTTLLSTLLSLADHGERIVCVEEAGELAPRHPHVVRLLARRPNVEHAGGVDLADLVRESLRMRPDRVVLGECRGAEIREVLSALNTGHDGGCTTVHANTAADVPARLEALGASAGLGRAALAAQAVSAFHAVVHLRRDAGRRRVAEVGVVEREGSEGLVVRTAVLVDPDGTVRTGPGWEALAARVAARWWSPGPGGAEPPTPPPVHARPEDALRARRGPS